The sequence TCATACATGGGATTTGGTTCCTCTACCAAAAGGCAAAGTTCCTATAGGTTGTAAGTGGGTTTATAAAGTCAAGTTGAAGGCTAATGGTGATGTTGAGAGGTTTAAAGCTAGATTGGTGGCAAAGGGTTACACACAAAAAGAGGGGCTTGATTTCCATGAGACTTTCTCACCAGTGGTTAAAATTGCTACTGTCAGGACTGTTTTATCTTTAGCTGCTCAACATAATTGGTTTGTTCATCAATTAGATGTCTATAATGCTTTCTTAAAAGGTGATCTTCATGATGAAGTGTATATGCAGTTGCCAGAGGGTTTTGACAGTCAGGGGGAATCTGGTCTAGTATGCAGACTTGTCAAATCCCTCTATGGTCTCAAACAAGCAAGCAGGCAATGGAACTTGAAGTTGAGTGAAGCATTACTGGAATCTGGTTTTGTTCAAAGTAGCCTAGATCATTCCTTATTCATTAAAAGGAAAGGATCAGACATGGTAGTgattcttgtctatgtagatgatatgttaGTGACAGGTAGTAATTTGGGACTTATAGAGCACACAAAAGCCATTTTACACAAGGCTTTTAAGATTAAGGATCTTGGAGAGTTGAAATTTTTTGGGAATGGAATTCAGTAGATCAGCAAAAGgcattttgatgaatcaaagGAAGTATGCTTTGGAAATTATTTCAGATTTGGGTTTAGGAAATGCTAAACCAGCTTGGACACCTCTTGAAGCCAACATTAAACTAACAATCCAAGAGTTGGACTGTCTAACTGGAGAATTAGATGATGAGCTATTTGAAGACAAGGAACAGTATCAAAGGTTGATAGGGAAGATGTTATATTTGACTATGACAAGGCCAGACATAGCTTATTCTGTTCAGACATTTAGTCAATTTTTACACCAACCCAAGAGATCACACTGGGAAGCAGCTGTGAGAGTAATGAAATACATCAAGAGGGAGCCAGGACTTGGAATACTACTGAGCAGCAAAAGGTCAAATAAATTGAATGTGTActgtgatgcagattgggcaGCATGCCCAAATACAATGAGATCAGTGTTAGGTTTTCTAGTTAAACATGGTGAAACATTATTGTCATGGAAATCTAAGAAGCAAAATGTAGTTTCGAGGAGTTCAGCTGAAGCTGACTACATGAGTATGGCTAATGCAGTTTCAGAACTAGTATGGATTGATGCTTTGTTGAAGGAATTGGGAAATGAAGTTGAACAACCAGCTGTAGTATACAACGACAGTAAGGCAGCTTTGCAAATAGCAGCCAATCCAGTGTTTCACGGGAGAACCAAGCACATAGAGATTGATTGCCATTTTATCAGACAAAAAATACAAGCAGGACTGATCAGAACAGAATATATAAGTTCCAAGGAGCAATTGGCAGACATATTGACAAAAGGATTACCTAGAGCTCAACATGAATATTTGATAAGCAAGCTTGGTGTGTTGAATGTCTTTGCACCCACAAGCTTGAGGGGGAATAATGAGATAGGAATTACTTAATGATGTGTATAAAGTTAGTTAGAGTTAGTTAGGAATTAAAAGACAGTTGTTAGTCAGTTAGTATAAGAAAACAGAAAAAAGGAAATCTCTAATAgattgtattttcttttctttaagcTTTCAATAATGAAGAActctccttcttctttttctctctaaaTATATCTGTGATCCACCATAGGAGATGAGCTCATATAGTGTAGATTAGTTACATTTAACACTATGCATACCAAAATAAGGAAGAATATGGTTGATTTGGAATACTCAGCTTATAGAGTTTGTGATACTAAGTAAATATGAACAATATATACAAGGCATAATTAAGTTGAGAAGCAAGATTTTAACATTTCTATTTGTAGCAATGTATGGGTTACATACCATCTAAAGTAGGAGGAGCTTTTGGGAGAATATATGCGATCTTATCTGGTGATGATAAAGTTCAGGGTAGTCAGGTTTAAGAGGGGGAAATTAGGGATTTCAGTGACTTTCTAATAGACACAGGTATGGTTGAATTGAAGTCCACAGGTAGATCCTACACATGGTCAAATGGGCACACTTGCAGAAAAATTGATAGAGCAGTGGTAAATGCTGAATGAATGTTCCAACAACCTCAACTAGAGGTGATAGTGAGGGTACCTGCATCTTCTGATCATTCTCCGCTAAAAATTGATCTAAAGAGAGATGATGGAAATGATACTCCAAGGGCCTTTAAGTTTTTCAATTGTATTGATGATCATCCAGAGTTTATCTACAGAGTACGGGGCATTTGGAATGGTAGGAAAACAAATGACATTAAGGAGGTATGGCGAAAACTCAAGCAAGTGAGAAATGAGATCAAACATCTGAATAATGTTGAGTTTAGAGGAGTAGCTGACAGAGTAAAAGATATAAGGAATAAGTTACAACAGGTGCAAGAGAATATGAATGATCCAACCAAAGTGACATCATATAGGCAGCTGGAATGGGAATTGCAGTCACAACTAGAAAAATGAAGTATGATTGAAGATagtataatgaaataaaagtcCAGAGTTCATTGGTTGAAGCTGGGAGATGCTaacatttcatatttctttGCACATATAAAGAATCGTGTGGCTTATAATACTATAACAAGTCTCATGAATGGTGAAGGCAATGTAATGTCTTCACATGAAAAAATTGAGAGGGAAGTAAAGGTAGTGTATAAGGAGTTGCTGGGAGAATCAGCAGTTGCTTTGCCAAGTGTTAATGGACTAATCATGAAGAATGGGCAGACTCTAGATAGAGATCAACAATTGCATTTGGTAGCAGTAACAATTTATAGTAATGTATTCTCCTATAAATTGCACATCTGTCACTTTAATCCCCAAAGTGGATAACCCAAATTGGGGAATATAGACCAATATCTTGCTGCACaacaatatataaaatcatatcaaaGGTTTTAACAAGAAGGATGCAGAAGGTGGTGAACTCAATTGTAGATGACAACCAATCAACTTTTGTTTCGGGTAGAGGTATTAGTGATAACATCAGTTTGAGTCATGGGTGAAGGGGTATTGAAGGAAAGGCATTTCAGCAAGATGTATGATGAAAGTGgatatgaagaaaatatatgatTCACTAGAATGGAGCTTTTGGTAGAATATGTTGTGGGAGCTTAAATTTCCAACAGTGGTAATCAGGTGGATAATGCAATGTGTTACTACTGTTACCTATACAATCATGATCAATGGGAAGTCAACTAAGCCATATAAGGCAAAGAAAGGAGTTAGACAAGGTGATCCCTTATTACCATTCCTATTTTGTTCTAGCCATAGAATATCTTACAAGAATTTTGGAAACACAACATACAAATACAATATTCCACTATCATCCTAAATgcaaaaagcaaaaaataattcaacTGAACTTTGCTGATGATGTATTACTATTCTGCAGGGGAAAGTTAGATTTGTTAGGTGTCTGCATGACTGTTTTCAAATGTTCTCTCAGGCTTCTGGATTGGTGGCAAATGCTGGTACGAGTAGTATACATTTTGGAGGGGTGAAGATGACTATTCAAGAACATATATTACAAGAGCTGAAATTTGTCAAAGGGGAGCTACCTTTTAGGTATCTTGGAGTGCCCTCTAGTACTAAACGAGTTTCCATAGTGCAATGCAAACCACTCATTGATAAAATACTTGGGAGGATTACAAGCTGGACAACAAGATTCCTATCATATGCTGACAGAGCACAACTAGTAAACAATGTTTTGTTTGCTATTCAAATATTTTGGGCTCAAGTGTTTGCATTGCCAAAGAACATTATACAAGAAATCGAGTCTATATGGAAGAGGTTTCTATTGTCAGAAAATgttgatttattaaaaatagcACTAATCGCTTGGGAGAAATTATGCAAGCCCAAATAAAATGGAGGTTTGAATTTCCTCAATATCTATACCTGGAACAAAGCTGCTCTTGGGAAGCTACTATGTAACTTGTGCAAGAAAAAAGACAAATTGTGGGTGCATAGTCTACTATAAGATGAGAGGTGATATGGATAAAGTGGACTAGATGAAGTTGGTATGGGCAAATTTTGGAGCTCGTAAATGGTTGTTTATAATGTATATTGCTCTGAATAGGAGATCACTGACCAGAGACAGATTGACACAATGGGGATTAGCTGATGAAGTAACATGTCCACTCTGTTAGGTGTCAGATGAAGATATTGATCATCTTTTCTTCCAATGTTCTTATGTTGGAAGTGTATGGTCTAAACTATTGGTTTTGCAAGGTGTTCGGAGGCAAAACCTGAACTGGCAGGAGGAAGTTCGATATGCATGAGAAGGAAAAATAGTATGATGCAGGCATACAGAGTGACACTTGCAGGCGTATTATATTGTTTGTGGATACAACGGAACTGtagaatatttcaaaagaaacaaaGGCCACTGGAAAGCATTATTCGACAAGTCATCCAAGAAGTTCATGGGCGAGGTTCCCAGCAACCTAGTAGATTAAAAGAACTTAATATATATCCCTGATTTTAAAGAGTAATAGTTAGATAGGGATGGTATGTGTTAGGAGTATTAGCTAAACTTGGGGCTGATTGTCCAAGTTGGCTgggattttattttgtaaagcTCTTTGgtaaatcaaattttttaatcaccaaaaaaaaatgtttgtctTGTATCTTGAATACAATATCCACGCATTCAAGTTCTCCGACATATTGTTATCAATAGAGTCACATCTACTATGTCATTTGAAGTACCTTTTGCACCATCTTTCTGAATTGTAATACAAAAAACCATTCAAGCACCCTCTTCTCAACTTCTTCAAAGCCTTTATGTAGTCCCtcaattcaacttcaaataaagATTTTGCAATCTTTCAGAAAATATTTCTTCTCTATTTCCTTCTAATTTTTGCACCAATTCATAAGAACATGCCTGGCACACATTCTATGTTCACTAAGTGATAATGAATCTGACACTTCAATTTCCAATCCTACTTAAGAtagaaaataaacatataaaagagttaatatgaataaaaagtATGGAGAAGATGAATGTTAATCAATAATCCAAAACATAGCTTTTGTATATCAGTAATCAAGTAAGTTCATGTCCTtcttcaagatcaagatcattcTTCACTGGACTTAAAAATCATCTCCAAGTAAATTTATTCTCAACCTCAACTACTGCTCAAGTAATCGACACATCTGATAATTTTCATTTTGCGAACTGCAATCAATAACTGACCTTTGCACACTTCTTTGAGAAAACATCCATTTATACCAATGCACCTACTAGTACCTCGAAAGAACACTTTTTTTACAGCATGAAAGCACACATAAAATCCTTCAAAGATTTATGCACAATTTGAAtagtttctttaattttaacaatacaAGTGTTACCtgaattttatcttaaaaatctcatttttgtaACAAAAAATCTACCACACTCAACAATACGAGCACCCATAATCTCTTGTAGTACTTCTTCACATTGTTGTCTTTCCAGCACGAATAACCAATCCTTTTCTAATAAGCTCTTGCAACTTGGTAACTCTTATGTTTAGCTATTGATTTATAATATCCTTATATCTGTTGTCTAGAAACTTTGAATTGCACAAATAGTTAAAAGTTGAAATCACACAAATATGGATAGGTTTGTAGTTTTTAATCTATAGTTTGGCTATCCAAACATATAACCAATAACCAAGGACAACACTCACTGCAGTATCTAACTCTAACTCTTTCAGGCtcattcacatatttttcaatttgaacttttttcttgAGCTACATATTTGGTTACAGCTTCCCTAAATTCTCTTACACTTCCAAACACTAAACATGTTTCTCAAACAATCTTCCCCAAAGTTGGATAAGAAATAActctatttcttcttcttctttctaatGGATTTATTCGCAACTTGATCAACCTCTTCACCATCTTCCCAACTTGTTTCTTCCTCTAATTCAAAGTTAGATGTTTCATCGCTTGGATAGGAAGGTTTGTCACCCCCTAACTTACCTAATAAGCTATTTTTACTGTCAATATTTGTTCAATTGTGCCTCTAGTTCTCCTGTTTGACCTATTGAAATGCCTTTTGAAGCTCGGAAATCTCTATACTCTTCAGGAAGATCACTAGTTGAAGACTGACTATAAATATTGGAAGCTTCAAATGTAGGAATAGAAGACTGAGAAAAAGTGTTGAAAGGTTCAACTAGAGGATTAGTAGCCAGAAATTAAGTGTTGGAAGGTTCACCTAGATGattagaaaattgaaataaatggttgaaattgttaggttgtggagtctgattaatatatataactgtttacgCGGTTTAACCTCCGCGGTGAGGTTGGCAGGGGGTTATGGGGGCTGGAGCCCCCCCATCCGAAGGAGGGGTTCGGGGCAGCCCCGACCTAAATTTTAGgctttactatttattctccatttattctctgtaaccaaaaatactctgatttattaatataaatataccccaccgccgtggaagtttactcacggggtgttaccacgaaaaattgagttttctctttctctctctagatctctcatgtCTTTCTCTCTAAAATTCTTGTGTTctttattcatcaagtgtgtgtgtggattcgatcctaacgcTTCAAACAACTCATGTTGCTCCATGTTAATAATCTTGACTTTCCTTATATTCTCACTTCCTATTGGATGGCCTGTCTTAGGAAGTAAAGGTTAAACACCACCTTCCTCTGTATGAATGTCCTCATCATCATCTGTTTCATACctacttaatttagttttcaCCGTATTATGTAGGTATATCGAAATGAAGTTCAAACAATCTACAGCCGAAAAACCTTCTACTATTGATCCTTCTAGATTTTTTCGATTACTAACGAGCCCCTTGAAGTCACACATAGTTCTCTCAGTAGAATATATAGAACGCAAATGTTTCAGGCGTCCAAGCTTAATTTCTTCTACTATATGGATAGGTAAATAtgtcattatatcaaaaaaagatGGAGGAAAAATCTTTTCAAGCTCGCATTCAATATCTATGATTTCTGCTTTCATCTTATCAAGATCGCTTCTTCTTATAAGCATGCTACATATGGCTCTAAAAAAATTCCCCAATCTAATAAAGACCATGGCTACATTCTTGGGTAACACTTTTCTGACTGCAACTTGGATCAAATAATGCATTATGAAATGAGCATCATGACTTTTGTATCCAGAGACTTCCATCTCTTTAATTTGTACACGACTTGATATATTAGAAGCACACCCTTTTGGTAATTTGGCATCTTTTAGAACAGTgcaaaataactttttctcatCTGGGGTCATAGAGAAACAAACTTTACCTAGATGGATATTTCCTGTATTACAATCTTTTAGAGGTTGAAGCTCTTTACGTATCCCCATTTCGTACAAGTCATAGCGAGAATTTAGATGATCTTTGGACTTTCCAAGTATATCCAATAAAGTTCCTAGCAAGGACACAATATTTCATTTCCTTGGGAAGCCCGTTTCTTCGGAGATTCATCCAACTTTTATCTCCCAAATCCATTGAATATATATCCTACATGACATAAGCAAAACATTAAATCCAATAAATTCATGAGTACAAGCAATATCGACAGTACTTAACCTTTCGAACTTTTAGATTCATCGAATCTCATACCTTCATATCAATTCAACACCAAAAACTGACAGCATTAATAGTAGATCCCAATTGACAAGTTAAAGTTATTAGAAGATTCTACCATTTAAGAAACTTAATTCAAATGAATGACAAAAGGCTTGCTAAAACAAATTTCAAAGCAAAAAGTCAAGACTAGATTAGAGAAAATAACATAGATTATATGGAAGACCTATATTAGagaaaagaatatatattatatggcAGACCTATATTAGAGAAAATAACATAGATTATACCTAGCAATAAGACCAAGCTCAACCAGATTGCTTACCTTAAAAATTCCAGTTGCAGAAAGTGTACAATTTTATTGGTCGTGCTCTTGAACAAAATTTAAGTAGTCACATCACAATGCAACAGACTGTATCAAGACAAGCAAATAACTATTcaatacatttattttaattctagcAAACCATTTCATGTGTTCTAAAATAGTAACAGAGATGATTGTTCACGATAAGAGCTACCACATCATAGTTTATGTTAAAGGATTGAAAAGTGATTAGCTTAGTATAAAAAATAAGGTTTCTTGTAACTAGATTCGACCTGCAGTGCATGTGGTGACAACGAGACAGAGAAGCATGAACACACGTAAAAAAGCATAAACACGCATAAAAACCCATCCTTACCACCTTACATTATTTCCAGTCATTAGCATAGTAGTTACAGTTGTGGCTGTCCTGATGCTGTTTATCTTAATTGTTTCTGATTTGGAGGAAAAGCAAAGAACTGGAAGATTATGATGCAACTAATAAGATATCTTCCAAATCCTTCACACATCCACCAAAAATACTCCAGGAAggtaatttattgttattttagaCAATTTGTGTATTAATCGAACTGCAAGATCTGTTCATTGATTCTCTAGGTTTCTTATCTTGTTTACTTATTTGTAAGCAAAATGCACACAGGTACAACTTCTATACTTACGAAATACAGCTATAAggggacaaagaaagaaagcaaCAACTTCAGCAGCTATTGGACATGAAGGATTTGGCATATACAAAGATGAATTTAAGGATGGTTCCGTGGTAGCAGTGAAGAGAATGAACAAGGTTTCTGAGCAGCATGATTATGAGTTTTGCAGAGAAATAGAACTGCTTGCTCGACTACATCATCGTCAACTTGTTTCTCTAAGGGGCTTTTGCACTGAAAGGCTTGAGAGGTTTGGGAATCATACTTGTaactttctttgtttattttttctacCTTCTCTCTTTGTCTATCTTTTGATGTAAGGTGACCAATTAACTAGTTCACACATTAATATCTTCTTTTCGTTACTGAACATTTATTATGGAGCAGGTTTGTCATGTATGAGTATATGCCAAATGGAAGCTTAAAGGATCAGCTTCACAGTATGCTCTTAATCTTAAATTCTTATTTATTGTTGACAAATACATATTGCATATTAAAGTAGttgttgattttcttgtttGGTCTTCTAAATATATGTGAAGATCTAGGTACAACTCCTCTCAGTTGGCATACTAGAATTCAAATAGCTATTGATGTTGCAAACACTTCGGTACAAATCAAGCAATATATTATTGGATGAAAACTTTGTTGCAAAggtaaattacattaattcaaggGTTAGcctagttttctttttttttttcaaggacGAAAGTCAaatctttcttttgttattgcCTGCTGATTTGGTAAAAAGTTAACTCTAAAACATTCTCTACTGCTTTATAAGATCTGTTGGCACAACAGattattcttttaacttttgtAATATAATAGGTTGCAGATTTTGGCCTTGATCATGCTTTAAATGATGGTTCTATTTGCTTTGAACCAGTAAAAACCGAGATCAAGGGAACTCCATGTTGGGGAATTGTCTACTTATTGAGTAAAATTCTAGCATAATTCATTACCTTGATGATGTAGAGGGAACTTTGCTTTGTTATTTAGGTTATATGGATCCTGAGTATGTTATCACCCAAGAGCTTATAGAGAAAAGCATGAACAAGGCCCACTACTACACCAATAGTTTTTGGACCAGTTCCAGTTCAGATTCTCTCTGGTTGGAATCAATATATGACAAAAAAccaacacaaaaatattcaaaaagtctTACCTCCAGAAACAAAAAAGCACAAACCAAACTACCGGAAGATCAAGCCAAATGATTTTTGGTGTGTAAAAGGAAGCAAGCACACAAGCTGAACTATAGGAACAGTAAACCAACCAGAATATTATAGACCATGCTAACCAAACAGAAATAAAATCGATAGATaactcctaaaatataaatgactaaACAATTTGACGGAACTAGTGATTAAAACCATATCTTTCACgaacaaaacaacaacaaacacaagAGCATAGATTATACCTCCAATAACTCAGACGCACTCAATTTGAAATCAAACAGTCCATCAATAGGCATCAACagtaatcaaagaagaaaagaaacatTGGAGCGAAGGAGAATAAGCTTTATATTATCAAAGAAAATGTCGTCTAAAACAAGTAAAGGTCAAAAGGATTACCTTTTTGTGGCAGCGACACTGAGACGAGAACACCGCAAGGTTTCTAATCGATTCTTCTACAGTACTACTTTATCAAGAGTTGGCTTCTTGTATCTTTTGTGACTTCTGCAatgcaaataaatattttattacttgaTGACGATTGAGCATCGCAAAATATCCTTGTCCAGAAGAAGTAAATTTGTCGCAATGTTTTCCACCTTGATCAAATGCATCATTTGCACAATCTCTACAAAGCCATCCATCGCTGCAATCACTCTGCTTGTAGCATCTTTTCAAGCAAGTTATTATAGAACCAACCGGAACTAATTTTTGTTCAATCTCCACAATATCAAGTGACATATCGCGTGCACCCATTGATTGCATCTTTGGTGAACGAGACATGGTAACTGCAAATCATgaatataattaacaaatattgataatataaatggacattaatcaattaaattcataaattttgtaATAAGATGGAAGGTAAGAGAATGAACCAGTAGTTGCAGCTAGGACAACAACAAAGTAAAATGCAAACTTAAGCAAAGGACGTGCTCCAGCCATTTTATGTGATGCTACTTTGATttgaaaatggaaaaaagaagaatatgtGAAGGGTGAATTTCCTTCTCAGCCAATGTTGTATTTATAGGATCATATTACTACACTtggttcatattttttttcgttttttaaaataaagatattttatgAAGCATtatttgtgaatatatatatatatatatatgtatgtataacaTTGTAGTACTTAATTGTACAATATGTTGTGTgagttcaattatttttattttatccataTTTACATTTTCTTTACCTTATCAATATTTAGGGGAAAATTCTTATAGTGTTAggagaaatatactttttaaaaaaaggatttaactaccatttttattttccaaaatattCTCGAATGAGTGTCAATTTTCACATGTCTAATATTGTACCAATAACTTAGGTTCAATTAATTGAAggctataaaaataatttatgtagaGTGGTAAAATAGTCAATTAGTTGAGGGCTATAACAATAATCAATGGTGGATAATTTCCAAAGAAATAGGCTAAGATTGCAAATCAAAATTAAgccaaaagaaagagaaatcaAACTAACGATCCAAGTCTCCCGAAACCAACTAATCCATGTGTgctatacatacatacatacaaacatacatatatatacacatatacatatatatatataaacatatatatatatatgtgtgtgtatatatatatatatatataaacatattaatttttcttcataCAAAACTACTAATTAAATAGATTAATAAAATACTGAtgcaataaatatataatcaagCCTACATGGTATCCACAATTGATTTTTATGACCATTCTTAATTCATCATTCAAAAGACAATATTGAAAGAACATTATTGTCTGCAAATGCCAAAACCGTTTGAATTGATTGAAGAtcctcataaaaaaatcaatgttaagatttgtaacatctcgtaactcgtATAGCCAAGAATaagttaagaaactaaaaatagtcACTTTCGGAAAGAGTaggaaaaatttggaaaatttccttcgtcattttcaaacggtcataacttctagctcaggatgagttagagtaaattctttatatggttgaaaATCCCTTGGAGAGATCTTCCCATTACTGATGAATTTTCACaattttgatatcgtatgagggagatatgcccatcagaagttgggttgttgaatTGAGATAGGTCCCAATccgaattttagtaagggtaaactTGTCATTTCACaaaactatttcctaatttgtcttaagggtttattaggagtaaaaataatccttaagtcagttttagaaaactaattcacgcttagggcttgggagaaaagataGAGAAggagaaaaggtgagaaagATCAAGAATCCACCAAGAAAGCTAAGGTTTCgcgagtggaattcgtcaggggtgatccctattgaggtatgtgagatctttctgtNNNNNNNNNNNNNNNNNNNNNNNNNNNNNNNNNNNNNNNNNNNNNNNNNNNNNNNNNNNNNNNNNNNNNNNNNNNNNNNNNNNNNNNNNNNNNNNNNNNNNNNNNNNNNNNNNNNNNNNNNNNNNNNNNNNNNNNNNNNNNNNNNNNNNNNNNNNNNNNNNNNNNNNNNNNNNNNNNNNNNNNNNNNNNNNNNNNNNNNNNNNNNNNNNNNNNNNNNNNNNNNNNNNNNNNNNNNNNNNNNNNNNNNNNNNNNNNNNNNNNNNNNNNNNNNNNNNNNNNNNNNNNNNNNNNNNNNNNNNNNNNNNNNNNNNNNNNNNNNNNNNNNNNNNNNNNNNNNNNNNNNNNNNNNNNNNNNNNNNNNNNNNNNNNNNNNNNNNNNNNNNNNNNNNNNNNNNNNNNNNNNNNNNNNNNNNNNNNNNNNNNNNNNNNNNNNNNNNNNNNNNNNNNNNNNNNNNNNNNNNNNNNNNNNNNNNNNNNNNNNNNNNNNNNNNNNNNNNNNNNNNNNNNNNNNNNNNNNNNNNNNNNNNNNNNNNNNNNNNNNNNNNNNNNNNNNNNNNNNNNNNNNNNNNNNNNNNNNNNNNNNNNNNNNNNNNNNNNNNNNNNNNNNNNNNNNNNNNNNNNNNNNNNNNNNNNNNNNNNNNNNNNNNNNNNNNNNNNNNNNNNNNNNNNNNNNNNNNNNNNNNNNNNNNNNNNNNNNNNNNNNNNNNNNNNNNNNNNNNNNNNNNNNNNNNNNNNNNNNNNNNNNNNNNNNNNNNNNNNNNNNNNNNNNNNNNNNNNNNNNNNNNNNNNNNNNNNNNNNNNNNNNNNNNNNNNNNNNNNNNNNNNNNNNNNNNNNNNNNNNNNNNNNNNNNNNNNNNNNNNNNNNNNNNNNNNNNNNNNNNNNNNNNNNNNNNNNNNNNNNNNNNNNNNNNNNNNNNNNNNNNNNNNNNNNNNNNNNNNNNNNNNNNNNNNNNNNNNNNNNNNNNNNNNNNNNNNNNNNNNNNNNNNNNNNNNNNNNNNNNNNNNNNNNNNNNNNNNNNNNNNNNNNNNNNNNNNNNNNNNNNNNNNNNNNNNNNNNNNNNNNNNNNNNNNNNNNNNNNNNNNNNNNNNNNNNNNNNNNNNNNNNNNNNNNNNNNNNNNNNNNNNNNNNNNNNNNNNNNNNNNNNNNNNNNNNNNNNNNNNNNNNNNNNNNNNNNNNNNNNNNNNNNNNNNNNNNNNNNNNNNNNNNNNNNNNNNNNNNNNNNNNNNNNNNNNNNNNNNNNNNNNNNNNNNNNNNNNNNNNNNNNNNNNNNNNNNNNNNNNNNNNNNNNNNNNNNNNNNNNNNNNNNNNNNNNNNNNNNNNNNNNNNNNNNNNNNNNNNNNNNNNNNNNNNNNNNNNNNNNNNNNNNNNNNNNNNNNNNNNNNNNNNNNNNNNNNNNNNNNNNNNNNNNNNNNNNNNNNNNNNNNNNNNNNNNNNNNNNNNNNNNNNNNNNNNNNNNNNNNNNNNNNNNNNNNNNNNNNNNNNNNNNNNNNNNNNNNNNNNNNNNNNNNNNNNNNNNNNNNNNNNNNNNNNNNNNNNNNNNNNNNNNNNNNNNNNNNNNNNNNNNNNNNNNNNNNNNNNNNNNNNNNNNNNNNNNNNNNNNNNNNNNNNNNNNNNNNNNNNNNNNNNNNNNNNNNNNNNNNNNNNNNNNNNNNNNNNNNNNNNNNNNNNNNNNNNNNNNNNNNNNNNNNNNNNNNNNNNNNNNNNN comes from Solanum pennellii chromosome 1, SPENNV200 and encodes:
- the LOC114075550 gene encoding uncharacterized protein LOC114075550, with amino-acid sequence MGSQLSHIRQRKELDKGKVRFVRCLHDCFQMFSQASGLVANAGTSSIHFGGVKMTIQEHILQELKFVKGELPFRYLGVPSSTKRVSIVQCKPLIDKILGRITSWTTRFLSYADRAQLVNNVLFAIQIFWAQVFALPKNIIQEIESIWKRFLLSENVDLLKIALIAWEKLCKPK